In Primulina eburnea isolate SZY01 chromosome 14, ASM2296580v1, whole genome shotgun sequence, the following proteins share a genomic window:
- the LOC140813178 gene encoding protein EMSY-LIKE 3-like → MDYEPYDSSGTDDDFPPPHQNRMSRGGRISGNGRPAAFGSMPYPRVYEETDMEAKIHQLEQEAYVSILRAFKAQADAISWEKEGLITELRRELRLSNEEHRDLLSRVNADETIRRIREWRQSGGLQPAMRGASQAVHDPIPSPSISASRKKQKIAPSLTSQSFGAPSPAFHPQVMATNNQPSSSAAKRATTMGAKGKKHKSVPAGASSMKMQYPFGPAGRGKFGNRMSSGGLTNEPAEGASFDPLIGRKVRTRWPDDNSFYEAVITNYDPELERHALVYDIGTSYETWEWVNLSEISPEDIQWDEGYGEPGHGLERPVGRENVPGAGRGRGRGLTKSQSRKDFPPSQNGVGKKAPDDIQLLQTDTLIKEVERVFGASHPDPLEMEKAMKVLKEHEQALTDAISKLADISDNETDEGRHFLHGQAKRD, encoded by the exons ATGGACTACGAGCCGTACGACAGCAGTG GAACTGATGATGATTTTCCTCCACCACATCAAAATAGAATGTCACGAGGTGGCCGCATTTCCGGTAATGGAAGACCAGCTGCCTTTGGTTCAATGCCGTACCCCAGGGTGTATGAGGAGACTGATATGGAAGCTAAAATTCATCAGCTCGAGCAAGAAGCATACGTTTCAATTCTAAGAGCCTTTAAAGCTCAAGCTGATGCCATTAGTTGG GAGAAGGAAGGTTTAATTACCGAGCTCAGAAGAGAATTGAGATTATCAAATGAAGAACACAGGGATCTTCTTAGTAGGGTTAATGCAGATGAAACAATCCGAAGAATAAG GGAGTGGAGACAGTCTGGTGGGCTTCAACCAGCCATGCGAGGTGCCAGTCAAGCTGTCCATGATCCAATACCCAGTCCTTCCATCTCAGCTTCTCGTAAAAAACAGAAGATAGCTCCTTCACTAACTTCTCAGTCCTTTGGTGCGCCATCTCCTGCTTTCCACCCACAGGTGATGGCTACAAACAACCAGCCGTCTTCATCAGCTGCAAAGCGTGCAACCACGATGGGTGCAAAAGGCAAAAAGCATAAATCT GTACCGGCCGGGGCATCGTCAATGAAAATGCAGTATCCCTTTGGTCCAGCTGGAAGAGGTAAATTTGGTAACCGCATGTCATCTGGTGGCCTTACAAATGAGCCCGCAGAAGGTGCTTCATTTGATCCATTGATTGGAAGGAAAGTCAGAACCAGATGGCCTGACGATAATAGTTTCTATGAAGCTGTGATAACTAATTATGATCCGGAACTG GAGAGACATGCCCTTGTGTATGATATAGGCACTTCATATGAAACATGGGAATGGGTCAACCTGTCAGAG ATTTCTCCTGAAGATATACAATGGGATGAAGGTTATGGCGAACCGGGCCATGGGTTGGAACGGCCTGTTGGGAGAGAGAATGTTCCAGGTGCAGGAAGAGGACGAGGAAGAGGGCTAACTAAAAGTCAATCCAGAAAGGACTTTCCACCGTCGCAGAATGGCGTCGGAAAGAAGGCACCAGATGATATACAGTTGCTTCAAACTGATACTCTAATTAAGGAG GTGGAGAGGGTTTTTGGTGCTAGTCACCCAGACCCTTTGGAGATGGAGAAAGCAATGAAAGTGTTGAAG GAGCATGAACAGGCACTAACTGACGCCATTTCGAAGCTTGCTGACATATCTGACAATGAAACtg ACGAGGGTCGCCACTTTTTACACGGGCAAGCAAAGAGAGACTAG